In Arthrobacter sp. CJ23, the genomic window GCGGCACTACGCACCCCGATCTGCCGCGCCAACGGCCAGCTCAAGTCACTGCGCGCCCACGATCTGCTGGCACCCGTGCTGGCGGCGCTCGTGGAGTCCACCGGGATCGATCCGGCCGGGGTCAGCGACGTCGTGATCGGCAATGCCGTGGGCGGCGGCGGCAACGTGGCCAGGTTCGCGGCGCTCCAGGCAGGAATGCCCGCCAGCGTCCCGGGCCTCACCGTGGACCGGCAGTGCGGATCGGGCCTGGACGCCATTTCCCTGGCCGCGCGCCTGGTGGCCGCCGGCGGGGATCCGGTGTTCCTGGCCGGCGGAGTCGAAAGCATCAGCACCGCCCCTGCCCGTGCCGACCGCAACGACGACGGCGGGCTGGAGTTCTACACCAGGGCCCGCTTCGTGCCGCCCTCCTTGGGTGATCCGGACATGGGCGTGGCCGCCGAAAACGTGGCCCGCGAATTCGGGGTGACCCGCAAACGGCAGGACGAGTACGCCCTGCGCAGCCATGGCCGGGCCGTGGCTGCTGCCGGGGCCGGGGTCTTTGCAGGCGAGACCGTGGCGCTTGAGGCCTCCGGCAAGACGGTCGATGCCGACGACGGCCCCCGGGCCTCGCTGAAGCCGGCGCTCATGGCCCGCTTCCCGGCCGCCTTCGTGGCCGGCGGAACCGTCACCGCCGGAAACTCCTGCTTCGACGCGGACGCCGCCTCCGCCGTCGTGGTTACCTCCCTCAAACGCGCCCGGGAGCTGGGTGCGGCGGACGGGCTGCTGGTTCTGGGCTGCGACACGGCAGGTGTGGACCCCACGCTGCTGGGCATCGGAGCCGCCCTGGCGGCGCGGCGGCTCCTCGCAGCCCACGGCGTGGAGGCGGCACAGCTCGATCTCGTGGAGTTCAATGAGGCATTCGCCTCGCAGACGATCGCCTGCATGGACGAGCTGGGACTTGATCCGGAACGGGCAAACGCCGACGGCGGGGCCCTCGCGTTCGGGCATGGTTACGGTGCGTCCGGTGCCGTGCTGGTGACCCGCTTGCTCGCGCAGGCCCGTGCTGCGCACAGTGCCACGGGAGCGGAGAGCCTGGCCCTGGCGATGATCAGCATTGCCGGCGGCATGGGTACCGCGGCCCTGCTGCGGTATTCGCGCCTCTGAGGCTGCCGGACTCAGTCCTCGGCTTCGCCCAGGCCTCGGGCGGCCAGCGCGTCACCGGTCTGGCGGGCGTAGGCCACCGTGGTGATGAACACCGGCAAGACCAGTGCGCGCGGATTGCGTTCCAGGCCGCGGGCCCGTGCGGAATCCCTGACGTCGGAGAAGGCGCCGGCAATGAACGGGATGCTGCGCAGCATCACTGCGATGGTGAGGGCAAAGCGTTCGGGGTCGGCGCCGAAGCGCTTGAGGGGCTTGGCCAAGGACACCACACCGTCCAGCAGGTCCTGCACCGGGGTAGTGGCCGTCAGCACGGACGCCGCAACCACGCACACCAGCACGTTGAGCACGATCCTGGCCGCGGTGGGGCCGCCCAGCTGCCACCACTGGAACAGGCCAATGACAATGAGGATCGGCGCCACCATCCAGACCGCCCGCCACAAACGGCCTGCCCCGGCTCCGGTGAGCAGGAACAGGCCGCACATCACGGCCAGCACGGCTGCGGACACCAGCCAGTCGACGATCAGGAACGAGGCCGTCCCGCAGCCGGCCACCAGCAGGAACTTCAGCCAAAGCGGCGTCCGGTGGACGACAGAGTTGCCACGGACGTAGTTGGCGATCAGGAAGCCGTGGCCCCTCATGGCCTGTGCACGCCTTCCGGAACTGCTTCGAGCCCGGCGGCGCACAGCGCGCGGTACCGGGCCACGGCCTCGGCCGCTCCGCCGTCGAACACTATCCGGCCGTCGTCAACCACCAGGACGCGTTCCATGTCCAGCGCGAGCTCGAGGTCGTGGGTGGACATGATGATCTGCTGCTCCAGTCCGGCGAGCGTGCGGCGCAGGAGTTCGCGGTTGCGCAGGTCCAGCAGCGTGGACGGCTCGTCGAGCACCAGAACCTTGGGATCCACTGCCAGGACGGCGCACAGTGCCAGGAGCTGGCGTTCGCCGCCGGAGAGCTCGTAGATGCTCTGGTCCGCCAGGCGCAGCAGCCCGAAACGGTCCAGCACGGCCTCGGCGCGGGCGGCGCGTTCCCGGCCATTCTTGATCGAGCGGCGCAGGGAAAGCTCCA contains:
- a CDS encoding thiolase family protein — protein: MIPGPNPLPSVGPVWDDTAPVPGRDAASRQPVIIAALRTPICRANGQLKSLRAHDLLAPVLAALVESTGIDPAGVSDVVIGNAVGGGGNVARFAALQAGMPASVPGLTVDRQCGSGLDAISLAARLVAAGGDPVFLAGGVESISTAPARADRNDDGGLEFYTRARFVPPSLGDPDMGVAAENVAREFGVTRKRQDEYALRSHGRAVAAAGAGVFAGETVALEASGKTVDADDGPRASLKPALMARFPAAFVAGGTVTAGNSCFDADAASAVVVTSLKRARELGAADGLLVLGCDTAGVDPTLLGIGAALAARRLLAAHGVEAAQLDLVEFNEAFASQTIACMDELGLDPERANADGGALAFGHGYGASGAVLVTRLLAQARAAHSATGAESLALAMISIAGGMGTAALLRYSRL
- a CDS encoding energy-coupling factor transporter transmembrane protein EcfT yields the protein MRGHGFLIANYVRGNSVVHRTPLWLKFLLVAGCGTASFLIVDWLVSAAVLAVMCGLFLLTGAGAGRLWRAVWMVAPILIVIGLFQWWQLGGPTAARIVLNVLVCVVAASVLTATTPVQDLLDGVVSLAKPLKRFGADPERFALTIAVMLRSIPFIAGAFSDVRDSARARGLERNPRALVLPVFITTVAYARQTGDALAARGLGEAED
- a CDS encoding energy-coupling factor ABC transporter ATP-binding protein translates to MNTIIFNGVAVRVAVDGSHTAKTLLQDVSLELTERRIGVIGANGSGKSTLLRLLNGLVEPSEGTVTVNGSDTASEVRHVRGQVGFVFTDPLSQLVMPTGREDVELSLRRSIKNGRERAARAEAVLDRFGLLRLADQSIYELSGGERQLLALCAVLAVDPKVLVLDEPSTLLDLRNRELLRRTLAGLEQQIIMSTHDLELALDMERVLVVDDGRIVFDGGAAEAVARYRALCAAGLEAVPEGVHRP